One Vallitalea pronyensis genomic region harbors:
- a CDS encoding carbohydrate ABC transporter permease, with amino-acid sequence MDRNRGKIMNKKMKKHVLFWSFLTPTLAAFFLVVIIPFFVGIYYSFTDWNGIPGKAISWIGSSNYSKIFSDEQVIKSFWVTIKYSLLAMLLINVIGFSLALLVTQKFRTANLLRTIFFMPNLIGGLILGYVWRFVFIKIVPIIFNTDMNMLAKSSTAIMSLAIVSTWQMGGYIMIIYIAAIQGIPQELLEAAKIDGANAWQRTKAIIFPLVAPAFTVSLFLTLSRSFMMYDVNVSLTNGDPARSTELIAMEIITKSFKESNFGEGQAQAVLFFVIIAIISIIQVYLSKKRELEM; translated from the coding sequence ATGGATAGAAATCGAGGTAAGATTATGAATAAGAAGATGAAAAAGCATGTGTTATTTTGGTCCTTTTTAACGCCAACACTTGCAGCTTTTTTCTTGGTTGTCATTATACCATTCTTTGTAGGTATCTATTATTCATTTACGGATTGGAATGGCATTCCCGGTAAGGCTATTTCGTGGATTGGCAGTAGTAATTATAGTAAAATATTCAGTGATGAACAAGTGATTAAGTCCTTTTGGGTAACCATCAAATACAGTTTACTTGCTATGTTGCTCATTAATGTCATAGGGTTTTCATTGGCATTACTGGTCACTCAAAAATTTAGAACAGCCAATTTGCTTCGCACCATATTTTTCATGCCGAATCTTATTGGCGGATTAATTTTAGGTTATGTATGGCGGTTTGTTTTCATAAAAATTGTCCCCATTATTTTTAACACAGATATGAACATGTTAGCCAAATCATCAACAGCTATTATGTCCTTGGCCATCGTCTCCACATGGCAGATGGGTGGTTACATTATGATTATTTACATTGCAGCCATTCAAGGTATACCTCAGGAATTGCTGGAAGCGGCAAAAATTGATGGTGCCAATGCATGGCAAAGAACGAAAGCCATTATTTTCCCGTTGGTTGCACCAGCTTTTACAGTGAGTTTATTTTTAACGTTATCAAGGTCCTTTATGATGTATGATGTCAATGTATCCTTAACCAACGGTGATCCAGCTAGAAGTACGGAGCTAATAGCTATGGAAATCATCACAAAATCCTTTAAAGAATCCAATTTTGGAGAAGGGCAGGCACAAGCCGTACTGTTTTTTGTGATTATCGCTATAATATCAATCATACAGGTATATCTTTCTAAGAAAAGGGAGTTGGAGATGTAA
- a CDS encoding response regulator transcription factor, with translation MKVLIVDNEKHVIDAIRMIINWSSYGITEVYDACDGKEATEIVKEKQPDIVLTDMMMPNMHGKQLVTWISQHTRVTQVIVISGYSDFNYVQHAIRHGGVDYITKPIDVKQLEKAMGLAVKKVMKEKEQTQLILNHYKKEHVYWDKLFLNMLHVLHPIKTEVDDIKKQFDIPDTAPVFVLTARIDGASFTVKKQFAGHMQTLYFALTNICREWIVIEHLHAYAFYDNTDRCSVKVIFWESDNRMLHFIQKYCKTVKRLYKSQLFCGLSQEHDFKKRIYRANCESEHALEQRNLNDNQTYLTTYKRQFTSERNYFQSIKMDLAIAFSLGQSKKVAKYVSAIFDDICQEDYFSVGMLMALIDEYKILRVYLLETLLKDSNSLVLDERVTSLKHIENHPLEDVKAFMIEDLVTLCKYLHDYNNLKKDLVYIIVNYMNEHYTETISLQDIARKFYLSKEHLSRNFRKKIGVTVTEYITNLRMNKAKELLQIQHLKIKEIANQVGYEDEKYFSKVFRHKFSVTPKNFRKKL, from the coding sequence ATGAAGGTATTAATTGTTGATAATGAAAAACATGTCATCGATGCCATAAGAATGATTATTAATTGGTCATCCTATGGTATTACAGAGGTCTACGATGCATGTGATGGTAAAGAAGCAACAGAAATTGTAAAAGAGAAACAACCGGATATCGTCCTTACGGATATGATGATGCCCAATATGCATGGGAAACAACTGGTGACTTGGATCTCACAGCACACAAGGGTTACCCAAGTGATTGTGATTAGCGGCTATAGTGACTTCAATTATGTTCAGCACGCCATTCGACATGGTGGTGTTGACTATATCACGAAACCCATTGATGTTAAACAGCTTGAAAAAGCCATGGGGCTTGCAGTCAAGAAGGTCATGAAAGAGAAAGAGCAAACCCAGCTAATCTTGAATCACTATAAGAAAGAACATGTGTATTGGGATAAACTTTTTTTAAACATGCTGCATGTCCTGCATCCCATTAAAACAGAAGTGGATGACATTAAGAAGCAATTTGATATTCCTGATACTGCTCCTGTTTTCGTCTTAACAGCACGAATTGATGGTGCATCGTTTACTGTTAAGAAGCAGTTCGCAGGTCATATGCAGACGCTGTATTTTGCATTAACCAACATATGCCGAGAATGGATTGTTATTGAACATTTACACGCCTATGCTTTTTACGATAACACGGATCGGTGCAGTGTAAAAGTTATTTTCTGGGAATCTGATAACCGTATGTTACATTTTATACAAAAATACTGTAAGACGGTAAAACGCTTATATAAAAGTCAATTATTTTGTGGTCTAAGTCAAGAACATGATTTTAAAAAGCGTATTTACAGGGCTAATTGTGAATCGGAGCATGCATTAGAGCAGAGAAATCTAAATGACAATCAAACGTATTTGACCACTTACAAACGACAGTTTACGTCTGAAAGAAATTATTTTCAATCCATTAAGATGGACTTGGCCATTGCATTTTCATTAGGACAAAGCAAAAAAGTGGCCAAATATGTCAGTGCTATTTTTGATGACATCTGCCAAGAAGATTATTTTTCAGTAGGTATGTTAATGGCACTCATTGACGAGTATAAAATATTACGTGTTTATCTCTTAGAAACGCTCCTTAAAGATTCAAATTCACTGGTGTTAGATGAACGGGTGACATCCTTGAAACACATAGAGAATCATCCTTTGGAGGATGTAAAAGCTTTTATGATTGAAGATTTAGTCACATTGTGCAAATACCTCCATGATTACAATAATCTAAAAAAAGATCTGGTCTACATTATCGTCAACTACATGAATGAGCATTATACCGAAACCATAAGTCTACAAGATATCGCTCGAAAATTCTATTTATCCAAAGAACACTTATCCCGTAACTTTAGAAAAAAAATAGGTGTCACCGTAACGGAATACATCACAAACCTTCGTATGAATAAAGCAAAAGAGCTCTTACAGATTCAGCATCTTAAAATAAAAGAGATTGCCAATCAGGTAGGTTATGAGGATGAGAAATATTTTTCTAAAGTGTTTAGACATAAATTTAGCGTAACACCTAAAAATTTCAGAAAAAAGTTATAA
- a CDS encoding glycoside hydrolase family 13 protein yields the protein MEKKWWHKSVIYQIYPRSFKDTTGSGTGDLRGIITKLDYLKKLGVDIIWLSPVYASPMDDNGYDIRDYYAIDSLFGTMEDMECLIHEGKKRGIYLMMDLVVNHTSDEHPWFLESKSSLDNPKRDWYIWRSPKEDGSPPNNWGSYFTRSAWEYNDTTGEYYLHLFSKKQPDLNWANEDVRQAVYDMMHWWLQKGIRGFRMDVINMIGKPIDFRDASIMDEGVPGWEYWANNSRTHEYLREMHDQVLQHYDIVTVGETPYVTPREGKFYSHPHRKELDMIFQFEHMNLDKSTMLSAKKPLDLIALKSVLSKWQNELHLKGWNSNYWSNHDQARTVSRFGNEGPYRIESAKMLGTLLHFMPGTPYVYQGEEIGFTNTYYDTIEDYNDLMDHHKYDVMVHDYKLTGQEALKRIQPFSRDNGRVPMCWDSSEGGGFTKGSPWLKLNPHYQAINVKQALDDSNSVFYYYQQLIQLRKDSVYSPIIVYGDYTLIMPEHDTIFAYIRQYQEQRLLILTNFSESETQLCLPYRASQVVISNDNITQIPDLSHLTMKPYEALVVVI from the coding sequence ATGGAAAAAAAATGGTGGCACAAAAGTGTTATATACCAAATATACCCCCGATCATTCAAGGATACCACAGGTTCAGGTACTGGTGATCTACGTGGTATCATTACCAAACTGGATTACTTAAAAAAACTTGGTGTTGATATCATCTGGTTAAGTCCAGTGTATGCATCACCCATGGATGATAATGGTTATGATATCCGTGATTATTATGCTATTGATTCTCTTTTTGGAACCATGGAAGATATGGAGTGCCTTATTCATGAAGGTAAAAAAAGAGGCATTTATTTAATGATGGACCTTGTGGTCAATCATACTTCCGATGAACATCCATGGTTTCTGGAATCAAAAAGCAGCCTAGACAACCCAAAACGAGACTGGTATATATGGCGTTCTCCTAAAGAAGATGGCTCCCCACCCAATAATTGGGGTTCTTATTTTACGCGATCTGCTTGGGAATACAACGATACCACAGGTGAATATTATTTGCATCTATTCAGCAAAAAACAGCCGGACCTGAATTGGGCTAATGAAGACGTTCGACAAGCAGTTTATGACATGATGCACTGGTGGCTTCAAAAAGGTATTCGAGGTTTTAGAATGGATGTCATTAATATGATTGGAAAACCCATTGACTTTCGTGATGCTTCCATCATGGATGAAGGCGTTCCTGGATGGGAGTACTGGGCTAATAATAGCCGCACACATGAGTATTTAAGAGAAATGCATGATCAAGTGCTGCAACATTATGACATTGTAACCGTTGGTGAAACACCTTATGTGACACCAAGAGAAGGAAAATTTTATTCCCACCCCCATCGTAAGGAATTGGATATGATCTTCCAATTTGAGCACATGAACCTTGATAAGTCAACCATGCTATCTGCTAAAAAACCTCTTGATCTAATTGCATTAAAATCTGTTCTAAGCAAATGGCAAAATGAACTTCATCTAAAGGGGTGGAATTCCAATTATTGGAGCAATCACGATCAAGCAAGGACAGTTTCCAGATTTGGCAACGAAGGCCCCTATCGGATAGAAAGTGCTAAGATGCTGGGTACTTTATTGCACTTTATGCCAGGAACACCCTATGTCTATCAAGGTGAGGAAATTGGTTTTACCAATACCTATTATGACACCATTGAGGACTACAATGACCTTATGGATCATCATAAGTATGATGTGATGGTTCACGATTATAAGCTCACTGGACAAGAAGCATTAAAGCGCATCCAACCCTTTTCACGTGATAATGGCCGTGTTCCCATGTGTTGGGACAGCAGTGAAGGTGGTGGTTTCACCAAAGGCAGCCCTTGGCTCAAACTTAATCCCCATTACCAAGCCATCAATGTGAAGCAGGCACTGGATGATTCCAACTCGGTTTTTTATTATTATCAACAACTGATTCAATTAAGAAAAGACAGTGTGTATTCCCCTATAATCGTCTATGGTGATTACACACTCATCATGCCCGAACATGATACCATCTTTGCTTACATCAGACAATACCAAGAGCAGAGGCTACTTATTCTCACCAATTTTTCTGAATCTGAAACACAACTATGCCTTCCCTATAGGGCTAGCCAAGTTGTCATTAGTAATGATAACATAACCCAAATACCAGACCTATCCCATTTAACCATGAAGCCTTATGAAGCACTTGTTGTAGTCATCTAA
- a CDS encoding carbohydrate ABC transporter permease: MKKRRIRLIVMEIIGLALGILYLVPFYVVVTNSLKSKRNILVDTIGLPETLGFENYPRAMEKMDFLKSLSNSLIITVLSLLLLILFSSMSSWVLVRTKTKISNAILLLFVAAMMIPFQSVMLPLVNLFGVDKLNLVNTRMGIIIMYIGFGSSMSVFLYHGFMKTIPLDLELAASIDGCNPVQTFVYIVLPLIKPISVTVAILNGIWIWNDFLLPSLVLQDKAIRTIPLAAQYFFGAFSKDWHLAMAGLNLAIIPIIIFYIFAQKYIIKGVISGAIK; the protein is encoded by the coding sequence ATGAAGAAACGAAGAATACGATTGATTGTTATGGAAATCATAGGTTTAGCATTAGGCATATTATATCTTGTACCTTTCTATGTGGTTGTGACAAATAGTCTTAAAAGCAAACGCAATATACTGGTAGATACCATAGGGCTGCCCGAAACCTTAGGTTTTGAGAATTACCCAAGAGCCATGGAGAAGATGGATTTTCTGAAATCATTGTCTAATTCACTCATCATTACAGTTCTCAGTCTATTGTTATTAATTCTGTTTTCTTCCATGTCATCATGGGTATTGGTGAGAACAAAGACAAAGATTAGCAACGCCATTCTTCTACTGTTTGTTGCTGCAATGATGATTCCATTTCAATCCGTCATGCTGCCGCTGGTTAACCTCTTTGGTGTTGATAAGTTGAATCTTGTCAATACAAGAATGGGTATAATCATCATGTATATAGGGTTTGGCTCCAGTATGTCAGTTTTTCTGTATCATGGTTTCATGAAAACCATTCCATTGGACTTGGAATTGGCTGCATCCATTGATGGCTGTAACCCTGTACAAACATTTGTTTATATCGTACTGCCATTAATCAAGCCTATTTCAGTGACCGTAGCCATACTCAATGGTATATGGATATGGAATGACTTTTTACTGCCGTCACTTGTTTTGCAAGATAAAGCCATACGTACCATACCTTTGGCGGCACAATACTTTTTTGGTGCTTTTTCCAAAGACTGGCATTTGGCAATGGCAGGTCTGAATCTTGCCATTATACCCATTATCATCTTTTACATATTTGCACAAAAGTATATTATCAAAGGTGTTATTTCAGGCGCAATAAAATAA
- a CDS encoding ABC transporter substrate-binding protein: MKRFTLYHKIIIWIGLFAIVFTGCKPFMTDKKQGVTVGSEVVEKKQIHIFQYKIEIVEQLDQLARAYEASHEDVEIKITTYGGHDYQGLIKSEFASGDEPDIFNCGGERELDLWLDELEPLTHQPWIDHVHQEAIEPVTKDGHIYGMPYNMEGYGFLYNKDIFKACGIDDLPTTPKALEDVAKILQQKGYQPFCNGYQEWWVITHHGFNAVLANRHNPEAFIKGIISGQIDLMEDPLMHEWLDLLEITMVYGQEHPFMTSYSRQVETFAKEEAAIIQQGNWIQIQLDKLNPDLNVGLMPIPVGQKDGAAIPYGVPMYWVVNKESHVKDEAKDFLNWLVTSDMGKQYMIEELKFIPAFNHVHYKSKQLGDIASEIEAYYNEGKVYGWSWTSLPPGSPNEMYQFFEQFLNNEINREQLINKIKAMLHQLK, from the coding sequence ATGAAACGGTTTACACTTTACCATAAAATAATCATATGGATTGGTTTATTTGCTATTGTATTCACTGGGTGTAAACCGTTCATGACCGATAAAAAACAAGGGGTCACAGTAGGCTCTGAAGTCGTAGAAAAAAAGCAGATTCATATTTTTCAATATAAAATCGAAATCGTTGAGCAACTGGATCAACTGGCTAGGGCTTATGAAGCCAGCCATGAAGATGTTGAAATTAAAATTACTACCTATGGAGGGCATGATTATCAGGGACTCATTAAATCAGAATTTGCATCGGGTGATGAACCGGATATTTTTAATTGTGGTGGTGAACGGGAATTAGATTTATGGTTGGATGAGTTGGAACCCTTGACCCATCAACCGTGGATTGATCATGTGCATCAAGAGGCCATTGAACCCGTTACAAAGGATGGTCACATCTATGGCATGCCCTATAATATGGAAGGATATGGCTTTCTATATAATAAGGATATCTTCAAAGCCTGTGGGATAGATGACTTGCCAACCACCCCAAAAGCCCTGGAAGATGTTGCAAAAATCTTACAGCAGAAGGGGTATCAGCCATTTTGCAACGGCTATCAAGAGTGGTGGGTTATCACCCATCATGGGTTTAATGCTGTTCTTGCTAATCGACATAACCCTGAGGCATTTATCAAGGGAATCATATCGGGCCAGATAGATTTGATGGAGGACCCATTGATGCATGAATGGCTGGATTTACTTGAAATAACAATGGTTTATGGTCAAGAACATCCATTTATGACAAGTTATTCCAGGCAAGTTGAAACCTTTGCAAAGGAAGAAGCTGCCATTATTCAACAGGGGAATTGGATTCAGATTCAATTGGACAAACTAAATCCTGACTTGAACGTTGGTTTAATGCCTATACCTGTTGGTCAAAAGGATGGTGCAGCCATTCCTTATGGTGTGCCCATGTACTGGGTGGTTAACAAAGAATCACATGTCAAAGATGAGGCAAAAGATTTTTTGAATTGGCTGGTCACATCTGATATGGGTAAACAGTATATGATTGAAGAATTAAAGTTCATACCAGCCTTCAACCATGTACACTATAAAAGCAAGCAGCTTGGAGACATCGCTTCTGAAATTGAGGCATATTATAATGAAGGAAAAGTATATGGATGGAGTTGGACGTCTTTACCACCAGGCAGTCCCAATGAGATGTACCAATTCTTTGAGCAGTTTTTAAACAATGAGATAAACCGTGAGCAATTAATCAATAAAATTAAAGCCATGCTGCATCAATTAAAATAG
- a CDS encoding arylsulfatase: MKKKPNVMVILTDDQGYGDLSRTGNTNLATPHIDALAEEGAVLNNFFVQPLCAPTRSEFLTGRYYSRTGVRGVTRRAERINLDEKTIGDLFLENGYKTGCFGKWHSGLQYPYHPNGRGFEEFIGYCCGHWSHYFDSTIEHNGKEYQSEGYLTDALTDGAIDFIKQNKDHPFFCYIPLNTPHSPFQVPDKYFNRFTNENVKLRADEPEREDLLRTRSVLAMCENIDWNVGRLLQTLDDLKLMEDTIIVYFSDNGPNTVRWNGGMQGIKGDVEEGGVKSPCSITWKNHIPKGLSIDEIAGAIDLLPTLTSLTATPLTTHKPLDGFDITPLLFGKKELYPNRLIFAKKVTSTHEQSIISVRSNTFRAGGRLKGLYDMTKDIGQHQDISQEHPDTFATLTRAINDFDNSLPKEVSDPSIPVGYEAFPYTDLPAQDADLKGKLTWSSIHPNASYIVHWRDIKDTLSWAIDVQQAGHYLVELKYTCEKSSIGTALQLTFGDHTLQGRLLESYESEIKDQEDRVMREESYDKAFYTMVLGSIYLPHVKGLLTLQATSMTGNHVCDLRGIRLVLQSNNAIL; encoded by the coding sequence ATGAAAAAAAAACCAAATGTAATGGTTATCTTAACGGATGATCAAGGCTATGGGGATTTAAGTAGAACTGGAAACACCAATCTTGCAACACCTCATATTGATGCACTTGCAGAAGAAGGGGCTGTTTTAAATAACTTCTTTGTTCAGCCACTCTGCGCCCCAACCCGTTCTGAATTTTTGACAGGCAGATACTATAGTCGAACGGGTGTGAGGGGTGTAACGAGGCGAGCTGAACGAATTAATCTGGATGAAAAAACCATTGGGGACCTATTCTTAGAGAATGGCTATAAGACAGGGTGTTTTGGCAAATGGCACAGCGGACTGCAATACCCTTATCATCCTAATGGACGGGGATTCGAAGAATTTATCGGTTATTGCTGTGGGCATTGGAGTCATTATTTTGATAGTACCATTGAGCATAATGGGAAAGAATATCAATCAGAAGGTTATCTGACAGATGCCCTTACCGATGGGGCTATTGATTTTATTAAGCAAAATAAAGACCATCCCTTCTTTTGCTATATACCGTTGAACACACCTCATTCACCGTTTCAAGTGCCTGACAAGTATTTTAATCGATTCACCAATGAAAATGTCAAACTTAGAGCAGATGAACCTGAACGGGAAGACTTATTACGTACCCGCTCTGTACTTGCCATGTGTGAGAACATTGACTGGAATGTTGGCCGTCTTCTGCAAACCCTTGATGACCTAAAGCTGATGGAAGACACCATCATTGTCTATTTTTCCGATAATGGCCCCAATACCGTTAGGTGGAATGGCGGTATGCAGGGTATCAAAGGTGATGTGGAAGAAGGTGGTGTAAAAAGTCCATGTTCCATTACTTGGAAAAATCATATTCCAAAAGGGTTATCCATTGATGAAATAGCTGGTGCCATTGACTTATTACCTACTTTAACCAGCCTAACGGCAACCCCTCTAACAACCCACAAGCCTTTGGATGGGTTTGACATAACACCCTTACTTTTTGGTAAAAAAGAGTTGTATCCTAATCGTTTAATATTCGCTAAAAAAGTCACGTCTACCCATGAACAATCCATCATAAGTGTAAGGTCTAACACCTTTCGAGCAGGTGGTCGTCTTAAAGGCTTATATGACATGACAAAGGATATAGGGCAACATCAAGATATATCCCAAGAACACCCTGATACATTTGCCACTTTAACCCGTGCAATCAATGACTTTGACAACAGTCTTCCAAAAGAAGTGTCTGATCCATCCATTCCAGTAGGGTATGAAGCCTTTCCATACACGGATTTACCCGCACAAGATGCTGATCTAAAAGGTAAGCTTACATGGAGTTCTATCCACCCTAATGCATCCTATATTGTTCATTGGCGTGACATAAAAGATACCTTATCATGGGCTATTGATGTACAGCAAGCAGGTCATTATCTAGTGGAACTGAAATATACCTGTGAAAAAAGCAGCATTGGTACAGCGCTCCAATTAACCTTTGGTGATCATACCCTTCAGGGTAGGTTATTAGAAAGCTATGAATCTGAAATAAAAGACCAAGAGGACCGTGTTATGCGAGAAGAATCTTATGACAAAGCATTCTATACCATGGTTCTTGGCTCCATCTATCTTCCCCATGTAAAAGGTTTGTTAACCCTTCAAGCCACATCCATGACCGGTAACCATGTCTGTGATTTGAGAGGTATTCGCTTGGTGTTGCAATCAAATAACGCCATCCTATAG
- a CDS encoding ABC transporter substrate-binding protein produces the protein MRKMIAWLLVLTVVFSSVGCGKTTTNQSGDPSEKNGTGDKNNTNESVEAVKDKDDVTIDILQYKVEIVEQLDALIEDFEAVYPYIDVKIDTVGGGQSYGDALKARMNSGSEPDVFNIGGPVDLDLWFDFLEPLTNQPWINHAYQGTLDMVTIDNEVYGQPYSIEGYGLMINVDMFEQAGIDPSSVTSLSSLREVFSTLDSKKEELGIDTVLSFSIGGSAWWTAAIHAINLPFAHQEDPMAFVEGIYDGTQTIAGNDRFVDFLNLLDLYFEYTYEDVMNVSYDDQVGNFALEKTAVLHQGNWTIGMLNEINPELNLAYLPIPLNDDPRGKNDTIPVGVPMYWTVNKNATDDKKEAAKLFLDYIASTERGAKFLVEDCSFIPPFSNVTLAAKDMLSAAIQDYSAAGKTVPWMWMYAPDGFTDPGVKETIQKYYVGELDKESIFPYLDEIWKSLE, from the coding sequence ATGCGAAAAATGATAGCATGGTTATTGGTATTAACGGTTGTATTTAGTAGTGTGGGGTGTGGAAAAACAACCACCAACCAGTCTGGAGACCCTAGCGAAAAAAATGGAACAGGTGATAAGAACAACACAAATGAAAGTGTAGAGGCAGTAAAAGATAAAGATGACGTAACCATTGATATTCTACAATATAAAGTAGAAATTGTTGAGCAGCTAGATGCACTCATTGAAGATTTTGAAGCTGTTTATCCATACATTGACGTCAAGATTGATACAGTAGGTGGTGGCCAAAGTTATGGCGACGCACTCAAGGCAAGAATGAACTCAGGGAGTGAGCCCGATGTGTTCAACATAGGCGGTCCTGTTGATCTGGATTTATGGTTTGATTTTCTTGAACCTTTGACAAATCAACCATGGATTAATCATGCTTATCAAGGGACATTGGATATGGTGACCATTGATAATGAAGTGTATGGGCAGCCCTACAGTATTGAAGGATATGGTCTTATGATTAATGTGGATATGTTTGAACAAGCTGGTATTGATCCTAGCAGTGTGACATCGTTATCCTCTTTGAGAGAAGTCTTTTCAACCCTAGATAGCAAAAAAGAGGAACTGGGTATTGATACCGTTCTATCTTTTTCAATTGGTGGTAGTGCATGGTGGACAGCAGCAATTCATGCGATAAATTTACCTTTTGCTCATCAAGAAGACCCCATGGCGTTTGTGGAGGGTATCTATGATGGTACCCAGACAATAGCTGGGAATGATCGCTTTGTTGATTTTCTCAACTTACTGGATTTATATTTTGAGTATACCTATGAGGACGTTATGAATGTATCCTATGATGATCAAGTAGGGAATTTTGCACTTGAAAAGACAGCAGTATTGCATCAAGGAAACTGGACAATAGGTATGTTGAATGAAATTAATCCTGAACTGAACCTTGCCTATCTTCCAATACCCCTTAATGATGACCCAAGGGGTAAGAACGATACAATCCCTGTTGGTGTGCCTATGTATTGGACAGTTAACAAGAACGCCACAGATGACAAGAAAGAAGCTGCAAAGCTGTTTCTAGATTATATCGCTTCTACAGAACGGGGTGCTAAGTTTTTAGTTGAAGACTGCAGCTTTATTCCACCATTTAGTAACGTCACATTGGCGGCAAAAGACATGCTTTCAGCAGCTATTCAAGACTATAGTGCAGCAGGTAAGACAGTACCTTGGATGTGGATGTATGCCCCAGATGGGTTTACAGATCCCGGTGTAAAAGAGACCATTCAAAAATATTATGTAGGTGAATTGGATAAAGAAAGCATATTCCCTTATCTGGATGAAATCTGGAAATCCCTTGAGTAG
- a CDS encoding helix-turn-helix transcriptional regulator, with translation MPTIQYAIDDRVQINGAVFVNRKPEDHVDKPFLFTPKLHLLQYFIEADRHVMIRGKEKHIGDGYMMFSCANEPYTSYRHLKTTKAINIQFTTRHMREHIVDKRLASALERNIHLPFIYDMNGHSTIYYMFNELLYLSSSHDDMNMLKAEVLLKQILIEIAGFYKKGAVKHQQGLLYSIECLERNYHMNYKIDTLADMANMSRSAYIKAFKRQTGSSVASYAMKVKIGIAAMLLTTEPSMKVKDIAEQLGFCDAFYFSNTFKKHTGKSPKAYRN, from the coding sequence ATGCCTACAATTCAATATGCTATTGATGATAGGGTACAGATAAACGGAGCAGTATTTGTAAACAGAAAGCCTGAAGATCATGTGGATAAGCCCTTCCTATTTACACCTAAATTACATTTGCTTCAATATTTTATTGAAGCAGACAGGCACGTTATGATACGAGGTAAGGAAAAGCATATTGGGGATGGCTATATGATGTTTTCATGTGCAAATGAACCGTATACATCCTATCGCCACCTAAAAACGACCAAGGCCATTAATATTCAATTTACAACCCGTCATATGAGGGAACATATTGTCGATAAAAGGCTGGCATCAGCATTAGAACGAAACATACACCTTCCATTTATCTATGATATGAATGGACATAGCACCATCTATTATATGTTTAATGAGCTTTTATACTTATCTTCTTCCCATGATGACATGAACATGTTAAAGGCGGAGGTATTATTGAAGCAAATTCTCATTGAAATTGCTGGCTTTTATAAGAAAGGCGCCGTTAAACACCAGCAGGGGCTGCTCTATTCCATAGAGTGCTTAGAGAGAAACTATCATATGAATTATAAAATAGATACATTGGCAGATATGGCAAATATGAGTCGCAGTGCGTACATTAAAGCTTTTAAACGACAGACTGGATCAAGTGTTGCCAGCTATGCCATGAAGGTGAAAATAGGGATAGCCGCTATGCTGCTCACAACGGAACCAAGCATGAAAGTGAAAGATATCGCAGAACAGTTAGGCTTTTGTGATGCGTTTTATTTCTCCAATACCTTTAAGAAACATACAGGAAAATCACCTAAGGCTTATCGCAATTAG